The nucleotide window GAATCTCTTCCCTGTTAAATTTATTAAgtaccacggtcgctattgactgcgacatctaaggggttaaacgtccgGAATCTGAGTTATCGCCAGTCCTGACTGTTACAGCACAATGTTGGCTGTAAGTTGCACCCGCTGCTTATAGCCCTGGCACAACTCCTGTCTCTGTGCCATCACCATGACATAACGGTTTGTCAGTTCACATAAACGACCCACTCcccgtgacatactattatgtcatgggacGGGAAGAGGTTAGGGGTCTTTCTTAAGCTTTTGAAGTGGCATTAAGGATGTGTTTTAACTTGAGATGTGAGCTTTGTCCCATGGCACATTGTCTTGTATAAGGTAGACTGCGGTGATCATGAGACTGTCCAGAACAATATGAAGTTGTTGTATTAAAGTGATGCCCAATGGGTAGTGGAGGGCCAAATGTTTGGACAAGGGACAGGCGTGATTGCCAGACAAGGTCGTGCTGTTCAGATTTTATAATTTTATTGAGTCTAGGCTTGTATAATACATGTGGTCTCTGAGTGTAGACCAGAATCCTGGACTTTGTCATTATTACTCTGTAAAGTGTTATACAAAGCTTTATAAAGCTGGAATTACtcggtttttggtgcagtttttatagccaaaaccatgaatggattcaaaaggaatggaaaatataaatgaaggaCTTCTGTTTCCTGCTAGATCCACTCTGGCTGTAACTCAAAAATCGGCATAAAAAAACTCATCAGACTGCATTAAAAACTGCTTGTGTGTTTTCAGTCTAATGTGAATGATTGAAATTTATCTAGTTTGCGGCtttaaaaaaaccacaacatATTTAATCCTTACAGGAAATCCCagtaagaactctgagggaaacttcatgttatcgctaaattataaagtagaagatgaagatctcatgcagcagtcttcaggagaaaacatccttacccttaatgtacatccaggaGTTCACAGCACAGATCTATCATATAATCCCACTAATCATGAGGAACCTTCTCTTGACCAATCCCAGTCAGAGATTGTGACCACAAGTACAGGTCAGAAAGTGGGTAAAAGATTTCAAGGTAGTGAATGTGGAAAACAGTTTACAAAAAGCTCAGATCTTTTTTCACACAGAATTCACTCAATGGAGAAGTCATACACCTGtagagaatgtgggaaatgttttatatataaatcACATCTTATtcaacatcagagaagtcacacaggagaaaggccatactcctgttcagaatgtggaaaatgttttacccaaaagtcacatctacttacACATGAGAgatgtcacacaggggagaagccatattcatgtttggAATGTGGGAAAAGTTTTATAATAAAATCAGatcttgttaaacatcagagaagtcacacaggagagaagcttttaacatgttcagaatgtgggaaatgtttgaaatataaatcagatcttgttaggcatcagagaattcacacaggagagaagccgtattcatgttcagaatgtgggaaatgtttgaaatataaatcagatcttgttaggcatcagagaattcacacaggagagaagccgtattcatgttcagaatgtgggaaatgtttgaaatataaatcagatcttgttaggcatcagagaattcacacaggagagatgccttttccctgttcagaatgtgggaaatgttttacaaataaatcaagtcttgttatacaCGAGAgagttcacacaggggagaaaccatttccatgttcagaatgtgggaaatgttttacaaataaatcactTCTTGTTAAACATAAGACAAGTCACACAGGAGAAAGGCCATatccatgttcagaatgtgggaaatattttaTTACTGACGCTAACCTTAAgactcatcagagaagtcacacaggggagaagccatattcatgttcagaatgtggaaaatgttttattattaacGCCAACCTTAAGGATCATCAGAgaactcacacaggggagaagccatattcgtgTTCagtatgtgggaaatgttttacaaataaatcaaatCTTGTCAAGCATGAGAAGATTCACACCGGAAAGAaaccattttcatgttcagaatgtgggaaacgttttacaaaaaaatgtagtCTTGTtccacatgagagaattcacacaggagagaaaccatattcatgtacagaatgtgaaaaatgttttacaagAAAATCtagtcttgttacacatgagagaactcacacaggggagaagccatattcctgctcagaatgtgggaaatgttttattgcTAAAA belongs to Rhinoderma darwinii isolate aRhiDar2 chromosome 1 unlocalized genomic scaffold, aRhiDar2.hap1 SUPER_1_unloc_20, whole genome shotgun sequence and includes:
- the LOC142670910 gene encoding uncharacterized protein LOC142670910 — encoded protein: MLSLNYKVEDEDLMQQSSGENILTLNVHPGVHSTDLSYNPTNHEEPSLDQSQSEIVTTSTGQKVGKRFQGSECGKQFTKSSDLFSHRIHSMEKSYTCRECGKCFIYKSHLIQHQRSHTGERPYSCSECGKCFTQKSHLLTHERCHTGEKPYSCLECGKSFIIKSDLVKHQRSHTGEKLLTCSECGKCLKYKSDLVRHQRIHTGEKPYSCSECGKCLKYKSDLVRHQRIHTGEKPYSCSECGKCLKYKSDLVRHQRIHTGEMPFPCSECGKCFTNKSSLVIHERVHTGEKPFPCSECGKCFTNKSLLVKHKTSHTGERPYPCSECGKYFITDANLKTHQRSHTGEKPYSCSECGKCFIINANLKDHQRTHTGEKPYSCSVCGKCFTNKSNLVKHEKIHTGKKPFSCSECGKRFTKKCSLVPHERIHTGEKPYSCTECEKCFTRKSSLVTHERTHTGEKPYSCSECGKCFIAKNKLRFHQRTHTGEKPCSCLECGKSFTNKSDLVKHERSHTGEKPYSCSECGKCFTNKSSLAKHERSHTKEKPYSCSLCGKGFSNKSDLFVHKRSHTGQKP